A genomic region of Nymphaea colorata isolate Beijing-Zhang1983 chromosome 2, ASM883128v2, whole genome shotgun sequence contains the following coding sequences:
- the LOC116246928 gene encoding persulfide dioxygenase ETHE1 homolog, mitochondrial-like, which yields MLLPFSINASPPFSLPSSNPSSVPIPPLRLLSSSSSYSSFAFSSSCRAAPCSAPYRCGRLGRSRASSAMENSAAASNLLFRQLFESESCTYTYLLADVGHQDKPAILIDPVDKMVDRDLKLIKELGLKLIYAMNTHCHADHVTGTGLIKTKMPGVKSIISKDSKARADILISGGDIIQFGNLFLEARATPGHTLGCITYVTGDGPGQPKPRMAFTGDTLLIRGCGRTDFQGGSSSELYRSAHSQIFTLPKDTLLYPGHDYKGFTVSTVGEEILYNPRLSKDEETFKEIMANLNLAYPKLMDIAVPANLLCGLQGAVEKTA from the exons ATGCTTCTCCCCTTCTCTATAAATGCCTCGcctcccttctctctccccTCATCTAACCCTTCTTCCGTCCCCATTCCTCCTCTGcgtcttctttcttcttcgtcatcttACTCGTCTTTTGCATTCTCCTCCTCGTGTCGCGCTGCGCCTTGCTCTGCTCCGTACCGCTGCGGGAGATTAGGAAGATCGAGAGCGAGTTCTGCGATGGAGAACTCTGCGGCGGCATCCAATCTCCTCTTCAGGCAGCTCTTCGAGAGCGAGTCCTGCACCTACACCTACTTGCTCGCCGACGTCGGTCACCAGGACAAACCCGCTATC TTGATCGATCCTGTTGACAAGATGGTGGACCGAGACCTTAAACTTATAAAAGAATTAGGTTTAAAGCTGATTTATGCTATGAATACCCATTGTCATGCTGACCATGTTACTGGCACCGGCTTAATAAAG aCTAAGATGCCTGGTGTGAAATCTATCATCTCCAAAGACAGCAAAGCCAGGGCTGATATTTTGATTAGTGGTGGAGACATAATTCAATTTGGTAATTTGTTTCTAGAG GCTCGTGCAACTCCTGGGCATACCTTGGGCTGTATCACATATGTGACAGGGGATGGTCCTGGTCAGCCTAAGCCTAGGATGGCTTTTACAGGTGATACTCTTCTAATACGAGGCTGTGGAAGGACAGACTTTCAG GGAGGAAGCTCAAGTGAACTTTACAGGTCTGCACATTCTCAG ATTTTCACATTGCCAAAAGACACATTGCTCTATCCTGGTCACGACTACAAGGGATTCACT GTATCCACAGTTGGAGAAGAGATCCTCTACAACCCTCGGTTGTCAAAGGATGAG GAAACATTCAAAGAGATCATGGCAA ACTTGAACCTGGCGTACCCTAAATTGATGGATATTGCGGTCCCTGCAAATTTGCTTTGTGGCTTGCAAGGTGCAGTGGAGAAGACGGCATAA